One Aciduliprofundum boonei T469 genomic region harbors:
- a CDS encoding APC family permease, which translates to MSRKEGKKLSFWSVFAIGVGGMVGGGIFAVLGLAVQLAHGSTPIAFAIAGFVALLTSYSYAKLSVTYPTRGGTVEFLNQAYGTGVFTGGLNILLYLSYIIMLSLYSYAFGSYGATFFPNNYDFWKHVLISFAILLFTFINMIGSKAVGESEEYIVGIKLSILLFFVIIGMWSINSARLAPDTWVNPISLVAGGMIIFLAYEGFELIANTAEDVDDVRRTLPKAYYASVGFVVFLYVAIAIVAVGNLPLSQLINARDYALAEAAKPFLGNAGFLLIAIAALLSTGSAINATLYSSARVSYVIAKDGELPKAFERKVWRRPIEGLLITAVLTLIVANLFDLSSISTIGSSGFLIIFGLVNLANFKLHKKTGGNRALSMLGAIMAFFAVAILFKEVLTTNIQGVEVFAAMVVLAFFAEWLYRRITGRELKHLLKVSI; encoded by the coding sequence ATGTCACGGAAGGAAGGTAAGAAGTTGAGCTTCTGGTCCGTATTTGCCATTGGTGTGGGAGGAATGGTTGGAGGAGGTATTTTTGCAGTTTTGGGACTAGCCGTACAGCTTGCCCATGGTAGTACACCGATAGCGTTTGCAATTGCGGGCTTCGTAGCATTGCTTACCTCTTATTCTTATGCAAAGTTGAGCGTCACCTATCCTACCCGTGGGGGAACCGTGGAGTTTTTGAATCAGGCTTATGGTACTGGTGTGTTTACAGGGGGACTAAACATACTTCTCTATCTCAGTTACATAATAATGCTCTCGTTATACTCTTATGCATTTGGAAGTTACGGAGCTACATTCTTTCCGAATAATTACGATTTTTGGAAACATGTGTTGATAAGTTTTGCTATTCTTCTATTCACATTTATAAATATGATAGGCTCGAAGGCTGTTGGAGAGTCTGAAGAATACATTGTTGGTATAAAGCTCTCAATACTACTGTTCTTCGTGATTATAGGTATGTGGAGCATTAACAGTGCAAGACTTGCACCAGATACATGGGTAAATCCCATAAGTTTGGTTGCTGGAGGAATGATCATCTTTCTTGCCTATGAGGGATTTGAGCTTATTGCCAACACTGCTGAGGATGTGGATGATGTGCGCAGAACACTTCCTAAGGCATACTATGCATCTGTGGGGTTTGTAGTCTTTCTCTATGTGGCTATAGCAATTGTGGCAGTGGGCAATCTTCCCCTTTCACAGTTGATAAATGCCAGAGATTATGCTCTTGCGGAGGCAGCAAAGCCGTTTTTAGGTAATGCGGGTTTTCTCCTCATAGCAATTGCAGCACTGCTCTCTACTGGCTCTGCTATTAATGCCACGCTTTACAGCTCTGCGAGGGTTAGTTATGTTATTGCGAAGGATGGAGAGTTACCTAAAGCTTTTGAGAGGAAAGTATGGCGCAGACCCATTGAGGGATTATTGATTACTGCTGTTCTTACGCTGATTGTAGCCAATTTATTTGATCTCTCGAGTATATCCACTATCGGTAGCTCTGGTTTTCTCATAATATTTGGGCTTGTAAATCTTGCAAATTTCAAATTGCACAAAAAAACGGGGGGAAATAGGGCGTTATCTATGCTCGGAGCTATAATGGCATTTTTCGCAGTGGCTATACTGTTTAAGGAGGTTTTAACTACGAATATACAGGGCGTTGAGGTATTTGCTGCTATGGTAGTCCTTGCATTCTTTGCGGAGTGGCTATATCGTAGGATCACTGGAAGAGAACTAAAGCATCTGTTGAAAGTATCCATATAG
- a CDS encoding NAD-dependent epimerase/dehydratase family protein yields MILITGSSGQLGSYLIESIPNSVGLDIRPSKFTEIVGDIRGNLDILLKNYEIDAIIHAAAQVSVVKSVEDPKNDADNNIMGTINLLEYARKYDVEQFIYISSAAVYGEPKYLPIDERHPTGPKSPYGLSKLTGERYSLLYSELYGLKVASIRPFNIFSPRQDPNSPYSGVISIFVSRAKKGLPLIIYGDGEQTRDFVNVQDVVHLVKLALAKKADGVYNCGTGKETSINELAKIIAELSGKGIKIVHDKPREGDIRKSYADISKAIEIGYEPKTNLKEDLKNYFF; encoded by the coding sequence ATGATACTCATAACTGGCTCATCTGGACAGCTTGGCTCTTACCTCATTGAGAGTATCCCAAACTCTGTGGGATTGGATATTAGGCCTTCTAAATTCACAGAAATAGTTGGAGATATACGGGGAAATTTAGATATCCTTTTGAAAAATTATGAAATTGATGCAATAATACACGCAGCCGCACAGGTAAGCGTTGTAAAAAGTGTTGAAGATCCAAAAAACGATGCTGATAACAACATAATGGGCACCATAAATTTGTTGGAATATGCAAGAAAGTATGATGTGGAGCAATTTATTTACATATCCTCCGCAGCTGTTTATGGTGAGCCAAAATATCTACCCATAGATGAAAGACATCCCACAGGACCAAAGAGCCCCTACGGACTGAGCAAGCTAACTGGAGAAAGATACTCTTTACTGTACTCCGAACTATATGGACTAAAAGTTGCATCAATAAGGCCATTTAACATATTCTCACCCCGACAGGACCCTAATAGCCCATACTCTGGAGTGATTTCCATTTTCGTGTCAAGAGCAAAGAAGGGATTACCTTTGATAATTTACGGGGATGGAGAGCAAACAAGGGACTTTGTGAATGTGCAGGATGTTGTTCATCTCGTAAAATTAGCTCTTGCAAAAAAAGCAGATGGTGTGTACAATTGCGGTACAGGGAAAGAAACTAGTATAAACGAACTGGCAAAAATAATTGCAGAACTGAGTGGAAAGGGGATAAAAATAGTGCATGACAAACCAAGAGAGGGCGATATAAGAAAATCCTATGCGGATATATCAAAGGCGATAGAAATTGGGTACGAGCCAAAAACTAATCTAAAAGAGGATTTGAAGAATTATTTCTTCTAA
- the glmU gene encoding bifunctional sugar-1-phosphate nucleotidylyltransferase/acetyltransferase, with the protein MRAFILAAGEGTRMWPLTDTRPKPLIPLANKPIIEHILDALVEAGIEKISILIGYEGRQIAERYGYSYKGAKIDYVYQNERRGTGDAVLYASKYNDEKFLILNGDLYFEKSAISDILGHDNAVLGVYKDNAESYGLLIGDENLEEIREKVPSSSGLVNAGVYVFHREIFEYIKRVELSPRGEIEFTDAINMFVKEHDVKIVKYNGLWLDIGYPWHLLDATKAYLEKMKCEIGGEVEENVVLKGKVCIGEGTKIMSGTYIEGPVLIGKNCKIGPNAYIRPYTVIGDDCHIGNSSEVKASIIMNGSKVPHFNYVGDSVIGENCNLGAGTKVANLRLDEKNIRVVVKDKIVDTGRRKLGVIMGDYVHTGINVSIDVGTMIGSYAAIAPGAKIKGIVSTRSRVF; encoded by the coding sequence ATGCGTGCATTTATACTTGCCGCCGGTGAGGGCACGAGGATGTGGCCCCTGACAGATACTAGACCTAAGCCACTTATTCCACTTGCAAATAAGCCTATAATTGAGCACATTCTTGATGCTCTTGTTGAAGCCGGTATAGAGAAGATTTCTATTTTGATAGGATATGAGGGTAGGCAGATTGCTGAGAGGTATGGTTATTCATATAAGGGAGCAAAGATAGATTATGTGTATCAGAATGAGAGAAGGGGTACAGGAGATGCAGTTCTCTATGCTTCAAAGTACAATGATGAGAAGTTTTTGATTTTGAATGGAGATTTATATTTTGAAAAGAGTGCTATTTCTGATATTTTGGGGCATGATAACGCTGTTCTTGGTGTTTACAAAGATAATGCCGAGTCCTATGGACTCTTGATAGGAGATGAGAACCTTGAAGAGATAAGAGAAAAGGTTCCAAGCTCCTCTGGCTTGGTAAATGCCGGGGTATATGTTTTTCATCGTGAAATATTTGAATATATAAAGAGAGTAGAACTATCCCCCCGGGGGGAGATTGAGTTCACGGATGCCATAAATATGTTTGTCAAAGAGCATGATGTTAAAATCGTGAAGTACAACGGGCTCTGGCTTGATATAGGATATCCATGGCACCTCCTTGATGCTACCAAGGCATACTTGGAAAAAATGAAATGCGAAATAGGGGGAGAAGTGGAGGAAAATGTGGTTTTGAAAGGTAAAGTTTGTATAGGTGAAGGTACGAAAATAATGAGTGGCACTTACATAGAAGGTCCAGTGCTTATAGGAAAGAACTGCAAAATTGGGCCCAATGCTTACATAAGGCCCTACACGGTTATTGGAGATGATTGTCATATAGGTAATTCCTCGGAAGTAAAGGCCTCAATAATAATGAACGGAAGTAAAGTACCGCATTTCAATTATGTTGGTGATAGTGTTATAGGAGAGAATTGCAATCTTGGAGCGGGAACGAAAGTAGCAAATCTAAGACTAGATGAGAAGAACATTCGTGTGGTAGTTAAGGATAAAATCGTGGATACTGGAAGGCGCAAGCTGGGGGTTATTATGGGAGATTATGTGCATACAGGTATCAATGTGAGCATTGATGTTGGAACTATGATAGGCTCCTATGCAGCCATAGCCCCGGGCGCTAAGATAAAGGGTATTGTATCTACAAGAAGCAGAGTGTTTTAG
- a CDS encoding adenosine deaminase, producing the protein MVSSLINALPKAELHIHVEGTLEPVLMMSLARNNNVSIPYNSIDEIKNAYRFKNLEDFLRLYYSGLRVLKDEDDFYILTMNYLKRASENNVRHVELSFDPQAHTRRGVRFEEVIEGIHSALKDGERKYGISWVIILSILRDLSVEDALHTLSRAEEYKDIIDAIGLDSAEVGNPPSKFKKVFEKAKTSGFHLVAHAGEEGPPSYIKEAIDLGVERIDHGVRAIEDETLMKMLGRMRIAFTLCPLSNLKLNVVKSLKNYPIREFSKVGIRVTINSDDPAYFGGYINKNYEEVAKALNLKPKEIIEIARNSIIASFASDERKREILREINDVEKNYFESA; encoded by the coding sequence ATGGTTTCATCGTTAATAAATGCACTACCAAAAGCAGAGCTGCACATACATGTGGAGGGAACATTAGAGCCAGTGTTGATGATGAGCCTCGCAAGAAACAACAATGTAAGCATACCTTACAACTCCATCGATGAAATAAAAAATGCATACAGATTCAAAAATCTTGAAGATTTTCTGAGGTTATATTACTCCGGCCTTAGAGTTTTGAAAGATGAAGATGATTTTTACATACTAACTATGAATTATTTAAAAAGGGCAAGTGAGAATAATGTGAGGCATGTAGAGCTTTCCTTTGACCCTCAAGCACACACAAGAAGAGGCGTGAGATTCGAAGAGGTTATAGAAGGTATCCATTCCGCCTTAAAGGATGGTGAGAGGAAATATGGTATTTCTTGGGTTATAATACTCTCAATATTGAGAGACTTGAGTGTAGAAGATGCTCTGCACACATTGAGCAGGGCTGAAGAGTACAAGGATATAATAGATGCAATAGGCCTAGATTCTGCAGAAGTGGGAAATCCCCCATCTAAATTTAAAAAAGTGTTTGAAAAAGCAAAAACTTCAGGATTTCACCTAGTTGCACATGCTGGAGAGGAGGGGCCCCCATCTTACATCAAAGAAGCGATAGATTTGGGCGTTGAGAGAATAGACCATGGAGTGAGGGCCATAGAGGATGAAACACTTATGAAAATGCTTGGTAGAATGCGCATCGCATTCACTCTATGTCCTCTTTCAAACTTAAAGCTCAATGTGGTAAAATCCCTTAAGAACTATCCTATTCGAGAGTTCTCAAAAGTCGGGATAAGGGTAACAATAAACTCTGACGATCCTGCATACTTTGGAGGATACATAAACAAGAACTATGAAGAGGTAGCAAAAGCCCTAAATTTAAAACCCAAAGAAATAATAGAAATAGCCAGAAACTCCATAATCGCAAGTTTCGCATCAGATGAGAGAAAAAGAGAAATATTAAGAGAAATAAACGATGTGGAGAAGAACTACTTTGAAAGCGCCTGA
- a CDS encoding phosphoglucomutase, which produces MKFSGSSGVRMVWGEELLNLAYQIGMSMGNEYDDIAIASDFRATSDPIVSMIAGGIMASGTSVYYGGKVPTPTLAYATKNHDAGVMVTASHNPPEYNGIKLWNPDGSAFSDEQIEKLQGRNIAKWSKVGRFFEENMLEEHRKALLKEFKAIDLNVVIDCSNGAGSVLTPFILRDLGINVTTLNCHPSGLFSGHSSEPSEENLMDLKNMIMAKKADLGIAHDGDADRFVAITSSGRYLNGDLILAIFAKVLGYGRIVAPVDSSRLLENFAEVIRCKVGDANVSRVMREKGIEFGGENSGTQIFASWRYTPDAIYAALKFAEIAAREDIDALLQDFPVYHTLRKNIYYRNREEMEQKIENFVKDYPVQRVDGYRVDLDDGWFLIRFSGTEPKVRITVEFESQELASIWMSKIYQALSK; this is translated from the coding sequence ATGAAATTTTCAGGCTCATCTGGAGTTAGAATGGTATGGGGCGAGGAGTTATTAAATTTGGCGTACCAGATTGGGATGAGTATGGGAAATGAGTATGATGATATCGCCATTGCCTCAGATTTTCGGGCAACTTCCGATCCTATAGTTTCTATGATTGCAGGAGGAATTATGGCTTCTGGGACCTCAGTTTATTATGGAGGAAAGGTGCCCACACCAACCCTTGCATATGCTACTAAAAATCATGATGCTGGGGTAATGGTAACTGCTTCGCATAACCCACCAGAGTATAATGGAATAAAATTGTGGAATCCTGATGGCTCAGCATTCAGTGATGAGCAAATTGAAAAGCTCCAGGGAAGGAATATTGCAAAGTGGAGCAAAGTGGGGAGGTTTTTTGAAGAGAACATGTTGGAGGAGCATAGAAAGGCATTGTTGAAAGAGTTCAAGGCGATTGACTTGAATGTTGTGATAGATTGCTCCAATGGTGCAGGAAGTGTTTTAACTCCCTTTATTCTCAGGGATTTGGGAATTAATGTCACCACCCTAAATTGCCATCCCTCCGGGCTTTTTTCAGGCCATTCAAGTGAGCCAAGCGAAGAGAATTTAATGGATCTGAAAAATATGATTATGGCAAAGAAAGCTGACTTGGGAATAGCGCATGATGGTGATGCGGATAGATTTGTAGCAATAACATCATCTGGGAGATATTTAAATGGAGATCTGATTCTTGCCATCTTTGCGAAGGTTCTTGGTTATGGGAGAATAGTGGCTCCGGTGGATTCTTCCAGGCTTTTAGAGAATTTTGCAGAGGTTATTAGGTGCAAGGTGGGAGATGCAAATGTTTCTAGGGTTATGAGGGAGAAGGGTATAGAATTTGGTGGAGAGAACAGCGGTACACAGATATTTGCTTCTTGGCGCTACACACCAGATGCCATATATGCAGCGTTGAAATTTGCAGAGATTGCAGCCAGAGAGGATATTGACGCCCTATTACAAGATTTTCCTGTATACCATACTCTCAGAAAGAATATTTATTACAGGAATAGGGAAGAGATGGAGCAGAAAATTGAGAATTTTGTTAAAGATTATCCTGTGCAAAGAGTGGATGGATATAGGGTAGACCTTGATGATGGCTGGTTCTTGATCAGATTCTCAGGCACAGAGCCAAAGGTTCGCATAACTGTTGAGTTTGAGAGTCAAGAATTAGCATCTATTTGGATGAGTAAAATATATCAGGCGCTTTCAAAGTAG
- a CDS encoding DUF2250 domain-containing protein, translating into MNLSPLEIYIILHLKRANVEYAKMIMKFTHLSLDKIENAITSLENKGLVERDSGSAIKRTRARFKKAKEVHKHHSYYHLSKEGSLLARRINENFLEDYFDSLLGSNGFKFLKALLSENFEDACKHISINCDEMKKFLIKENFITPSGNKTKFLSLFFSFIQS; encoded by the coding sequence ATGAATTTAAGCCCTCTGGAAATTTACATTATTCTTCACTTAAAAAGGGCAAATGTGGAGTATGCAAAGATGATTATGAAATTTACACATCTAAGTTTGGATAAAATAGAGAATGCCATAACCTCACTGGAAAATAAAGGACTGGTGGAAAGAGATTCTGGAAGTGCAATAAAGAGAACCAGAGCAAGGTTTAAAAAAGCTAAGGAGGTGCACAAGCATCATTCATATTACCATCTCTCAAAAGAGGGGTCTTTGCTAGCAAGAAGAATAAATGAAAATTTTTTAGAAGATTATTTCGACTCCTTGCTCGGCTCAAACGGATTCAAATTCCTAAAAGCCCTGCTCTCGGAGAACTTTGAAGATGCTTGCAAACACATAAGCATAAATTGCGATGAGATGAAGAAATTTTTGATAAAGGAGAATTTCATCACGCCCTCTGGAAACAAAACAAAATTTCTGAGTTTGTTTTTCTCGTTCATACAATCCTAA
- the glmS gene encoding glutamine--fructose-6-phosphate transaminase (isomerizing) codes for MCGIVGYIGFRSAKEVLLKSLKRLEYRGYDSAGVAIVNGKINIAKKKGYIDSLEFGFDGTLGIGHTRWATHGVPEDRNAHPFLDCKGDIAIVHNGIIENYMVLKEELVNRGHKFTSDTDSEVIAHLIEEYYQGDFKEAFLKAVRELKGSFAIVAINKNERKIMAAKKDSPLVIGVGDHENFVASDIPAFLEYTNRVIVMKDGEISELTDDIVHFYDFNGRNIEKKNVEIINWSIEDAEKSGYPHFMLKEIFEQPRALDSTLHSLLSRNDMDFDFERVTIVACGTSYHAGLVGKYLIEELLQIPVDVYYASEYRYRPDVVEDSLAIFITQSGETADTIAAARKAKVSGNETLAITNVVGSSITSYVDRVLYTNAGPEIGVAATKTFTAQLLALEYFAIRAGESMGKLSVSQVRNFINSLRKIPLYVENTLNLNDIIEKEAKKIYKNKDMFFIGRSMNYPIALEGALKMKEISYIHAEGYPAGELKHGPLALIEEGIPVIALVPEDITYDKMLSNIKEVSARNAYVIGVSSNMDVGKYVDTLIKVPETELYLSPFVNVVVLQLLAYHAARLLGRDIDKPRNLAKSVTVE; via the coding sequence ATGTGTGGCATAGTTGGTTACATAGGTTTCAGAAGCGCAAAGGAAGTTCTTTTGAAATCCCTTAAGAGATTGGAGTATCGCGGCTATGATTCTGCAGGGGTAGCAATAGTTAATGGCAAGATAAACATTGCAAAGAAGAAAGGTTACATAGATTCTTTGGAATTTGGGTTTGATGGAACTCTGGGGATTGGCCATACAAGATGGGCTACTCATGGGGTACCAGAAGATAGAAATGCACATCCATTTCTAGACTGTAAGGGTGATATTGCAATTGTGCACAATGGTATAATTGAAAATTATATGGTTTTAAAAGAGGAGCTTGTGAATAGGGGACACAAATTCACATCAGATACCGATAGTGAGGTTATTGCTCATTTAATAGAGGAGTACTACCAAGGGGATTTCAAAGAGGCATTTTTAAAAGCGGTAAGGGAATTGAAAGGTTCTTTTGCAATAGTAGCAATTAATAAGAATGAGAGGAAAATAATGGCTGCGAAAAAAGACAGTCCTCTGGTTATAGGGGTGGGGGACCATGAAAATTTCGTTGCCTCGGATATACCTGCCTTTCTGGAGTACACTAATAGGGTAATAGTTATGAAAGATGGCGAAATTTCTGAACTTACAGATGATATTGTACATTTTTATGACTTTAATGGTAGAAACATTGAAAAGAAGAATGTGGAAATTATAAATTGGAGCATAGAAGATGCTGAAAAATCTGGATATCCTCATTTTATGTTGAAGGAGATATTCGAGCAGCCGAGAGCATTGGATTCCACACTTCATTCTCTGCTATCTCGTAATGATATGGATTTTGATTTTGAAAGGGTAACAATTGTAGCATGTGGAACATCTTATCATGCTGGGTTAGTCGGAAAGTACTTGATAGAGGAGCTCCTTCAAATCCCTGTAGATGTGTACTATGCCTCTGAGTATCGTTATAGGCCAGATGTGGTGGAGGATTCTCTTGCAATATTTATAACTCAGAGTGGTGAAACGGCAGATACCATAGCTGCTGCAAGAAAGGCCAAAGTGAGCGGAAATGAGACACTTGCAATTACGAATGTGGTTGGGAGTTCTATAACCAGTTATGTTGATAGGGTGCTTTACACAAACGCTGGGCCCGAGATAGGTGTGGCAGCTACAAAAACCTTTACAGCACAGCTTTTGGCATTAGAATATTTTGCCATAAGGGCTGGAGAAAGTATGGGTAAACTCAGCGTTTCTCAGGTAAGGAATTTTATTAACTCACTAAGGAAAATACCTCTGTATGTGGAAAACACATTAAATTTGAATGATATAATTGAAAAGGAGGCTAAGAAGATATACAAAAATAAGGATATGTTTTTCATAGGGAGGAGTATGAACTATCCAATAGCCCTCGAAGGTGCTCTGAAAATGAAGGAAATTTCGTATATCCATGCAGAGGGTTATCCTGCCGGTGAGTTGAAGCATGGTCCTTTAGCATTGATAGAAGAGGGCATTCCTGTAATTGCTCTAGTTCCAGAAGATATAACTTACGACAAAATGCTCTCAAATATAAAAGAGGTTAGTGCTCGAAATGCCTATGTTATTGGAGTATCGTCTAATATGGATGTGGGAAAGTATGTGGATACCCTTATAAAAGTTCCAGAAACAGAGCTGTATTTATCTCCATTTGTGAATGTTGTTGTTTTGCAACTTCTCGCCTATCATGCTGCTAGATTGCTTGGGAGGGATATTGATAAACCAAGAAATCTCGCTAAGAGTGTTACTGTGGAGTGA
- a CDS encoding sugar phosphate nucleotidyltransferase, which translates to MRAIILAAGEGIRLRPLTTYMPKVMLPVGNKPILEYIIESLHENSIKDITIVVGYKSDKIKQYFGNGSDFGVHIDYVEQKKQLGTAHALYQARIEEEFLLFFGDNIVGEKCVKELLNTKINTIIGAHSNKTSVYGIVENVNGKIKIVRKSWDGEAIAFTGMGHFDGEIFRIIEGKMKEGIYNLPEILNEMNVNLRIANCEWKDAIYPWDLIELNSYSLRRNVRKLAGKIEESTIIGNVEIGENTRIGAGSYIRGNVKIGKNCEIGPNCVIIGDTSIGDGVRIGALSYVENSLIMNDTSIGEGAYLKDSVIGREAWLGVRFTGLSGRTRKIMREEVIDINGGIIVGDGAYIGSSVIIDPGVVVGSNAKIEALKVLKDDVANGERVV; encoded by the coding sequence ATGCGAGCTATAATACTGGCAGCAGGCGAAGGCATACGCTTGAGGCCCCTTACAACTTATATGCCAAAGGTGATGCTTCCCGTGGGCAATAAGCCAATTCTGGAGTATATTATCGAATCTCTTCATGAGAATAGTATTAAAGATATAACCATAGTTGTAGGGTATAAATCTGATAAAATAAAGCAGTATTTTGGTAATGGATCCGATTTTGGTGTGCATATAGATTATGTTGAGCAGAAAAAGCAATTAGGAACGGCGCATGCACTGTATCAAGCTCGTATTGAGGAAGAATTTCTTCTTTTCTTTGGAGACAATATTGTTGGAGAGAAATGTGTTAAAGAGTTGCTCAACACAAAGATCAACACTATAATTGGTGCTCATAGTAATAAAACCTCTGTCTATGGTATTGTGGAGAATGTGAATGGAAAAATAAAAATTGTGAGAAAATCTTGGGATGGAGAAGCAATAGCGTTTACAGGAATGGGACATTTTGATGGTGAAATTTTTAGAATAATAGAGGGGAAGATGAAAGAGGGAATTTATAACCTTCCAGAAATTTTGAATGAAATGAATGTTAATTTAAGAATTGCAAATTGTGAATGGAAAGATGCCATTTACCCTTGGGATTTAATTGAATTGAATAGTTACTCTCTCCGCAGAAATGTGAGAAAACTTGCTGGAAAAATTGAAGAATCAACGATAATAGGGAATGTTGAAATTGGAGAGAATACCAGAATAGGTGCGGGATCTTATATCCGAGGTAATGTAAAGATAGGGAAGAATTGTGAAATAGGTCCAAATTGCGTAATAATTGGAGATACCAGTATTGGAGATGGAGTTAGAATAGGTGCATTAAGTTATGTGGAAAATTCATTGATTATGAATGATACGAGTATTGGAGAAGGTGCATATTTAAAAGATTCTGTTATTGGAAGAGAAGCATGGCTCGGAGTAAGATTCACAGGATTATCCGGTAGGACAAGGAAAATTATGAGAGAAGAGGTTATCGATATTAATGGGGGTATAATAGTTGGAGATGGAGCATATATTGGTTCTTCTGTGATAATAGATCCTGGAGTTGTTGTTGGGTCGAATGCAAAAATAGAAGCCTTGAAAGTTTTAAAGGATGATGTTGCCAACGGAGAGAGAGTGGTATAA
- a CDS encoding sulfite exporter TauE/SafE family protein codes for MALQSPLVVNFIYLILAGIFIGLLGGMFGFGGSAISTPILRVFFLIPPYFALASPLPMTLISSSIAFKRYHSEKLVDWKIVEKMLVVLIPGSFIGAYATKYISGKILMMLTAVFLVYIAIRLIISGNKERKMEKRMWVILLVGFVIGLLSGLLANGGGILIVPILVLLGMSIKKAIGSSVAMVLFAAIPSILVHWYLGHIDWLITLGLTIGAIPGAYIGAWITVNADKKKLRKIYGIFLLLFSIYFAIFEIFSG; via the coding sequence ATGGCTTTGCAATCTCCTCTCGTGGTAAACTTTATCTATCTAATCCTGGCAGGGATATTCATCGGTCTCTTAGGAGGTATGTTTGGATTTGGAGGTAGTGCTATAAGTACGCCTATCTTGCGTGTTTTTTTTCTCATTCCCCCCTATTTCGCACTTGCAAGCCCTTTGCCAATGACCCTTATATCATCATCAATAGCATTTAAGAGGTATCACAGTGAGAAGCTTGTTGATTGGAAGATTGTGGAGAAGATGCTGGTGGTCTTGATACCCGGTTCGTTCATAGGCGCCTATGCAACTAAATACATAAGCGGGAAGATATTGATGATGCTAACTGCAGTTTTCTTGGTTTATATAGCTATAAGATTGATTATATCGGGTAATAAAGAGAGAAAGATGGAAAAAAGGATGTGGGTAATACTTTTAGTAGGATTTGTTATTGGCCTTTTATCCGGTTTACTAGCCAATGGTGGCGGGATATTGATCGTTCCTATTTTGGTACTCCTAGGAATGAGTATAAAAAAAGCAATAGGCTCTTCCGTAGCCATGGTTTTATTTGCCGCTATACCATCCATTCTTGTGCACTGGTATTTGGGGCATATTGACTGGCTAATAACTTTAGGATTGACTATTGGAGCAATACCTGGAGCGTATATTGGGGCCTGGATAACAGTTAATGCAGATAAGAAAAAATTGAGAAAGATTTACGGTATATTTCTTCTTCTTTTCTCCATTTATTTTGCAATATTTGAGATTTTCAGTGGGTAA
- a CDS encoding GNAT family N-acetyltransferase, whose amino-acid sequence MFEFGPIRLRAWEREDLKKVHEWENDFETMLYSRGMPQQVKSYDAVVKYYEKEMDREDRLHYIIELRSSNETIGTAVIRLHDWGNVRRGNIGTYLDKNYWNKGLGKIITLALLEISFYHLNLEKCEACSIEYNKRAHKVLEDCGFKRYGIERKSVFVLGRKWDWYCFDILREEYIQMREDLLSKILKDEMNEYLERTTLL is encoded by the coding sequence ATGTTTGAATTTGGACCCATAAGACTCAGGGCTTGGGAAAGAGAGGATTTGAAAAAGGTGCACGAATGGGAGAATGATTTTGAAACAATGCTTTACTCGAGGGGCATGCCACAACAAGTTAAGAGCTATGATGCCGTTGTAAAATATTACGAGAAAGAGATGGATAGGGAAGACAGATTACATTACATCATAGAATTAAGAAGCTCAAATGAGACAATAGGTACCGCTGTTATAAGGCTCCATGATTGGGGTAATGTTAGGAGAGGGAACATTGGAACTTACCTCGATAAGAATTACTGGAACAAGGGATTGGGTAAGATAATAACACTGGCACTTCTTGAAATATCCTTCTACCATCTAAACTTAGAAAAATGTGAAGCATGCAGCATTGAGTATAATAAAAGGGCGCATAAGGTATTGGAGGACTGCGGATTTAAGAGATATGGAATAGAAAGAAAGTCCGTGTTCGTCTTGGGCAGAAAATGGGATTGGTACTGCTTCGATATCCTAAGAGAAGAGTATATACAAATGAGAGAAGATCTGCTTTCAAAAATTTTAAAAGATGAGATGAATGAATATCTGGAGAGAACTACTCTCCTTTAA